Proteins encoded by one window of Actinocorallia herbida:
- the hisI gene encoding phosphoribosyl-AMP cyclohydrolase, with product MSAQAPAAPNSTALDPKIASRLKRTEDGLVPAVVQQHDTLEVLMMGWMDDEALHRTLTTGRCTFWSRSRKEYWVKGATSGHAQWVKSAALDCDGDVILVKVDQVGAACHTGDRTCWDADDLGALVGQPGR from the coding sequence ATGTCAGCGCAAGCGCCCGCGGCTCCGAACAGCACCGCACTCGACCCCAAGATCGCCTCCCGCCTCAAGCGCACCGAGGACGGGCTCGTCCCGGCCGTGGTGCAGCAGCACGACACGCTCGAAGTGCTCATGATGGGGTGGATGGACGACGAGGCGCTGCACCGCACCCTCACGACCGGCCGCTGCACCTTCTGGTCGCGCAGCCGCAAGGAGTACTGGGTCAAGGGTGCGACGTCCGGGCACGCCCAGTGGGTGAAGTCCGCGGCCCTCGACTGCGACGGCGACGTGATCCTCGTCAAGGTCGACCAGGTCGGCGCGGCCTGCCACACCGGCGACCGCACCTGCTGGGACGCCGACGACCTCGGCGCGCTCGTCGGCCAGCCGGGCCGGTGA